A region of Paractinoplanes abujensis DNA encodes the following proteins:
- a CDS encoding HAD family hydrolase: MLLLLDLDNTLIDRTTAFKTWAGARFGASETPWLIEQDRDGYRRREELAALIAARYRLDAAEVLDELRKGMVDELSPDPLVADALTRATAAGYVPVVVTNGTVAQQEAKLRRTGLDRLVAAWIVSEGAGVRKPDRRIFERAAAAVGRTLRDGGWMVGDHAEFDVGGGAGAGLRTGWVSAGRDWPATLTYRPTLTAPDCPTLLARLIDTAGPISPL; encoded by the coding sequence ATGTTGTTGCTGCTCGACCTGGACAACACTCTTATCGACCGCACCACGGCCTTCAAGACCTGGGCCGGTGCCCGCTTCGGCGCGTCCGAGACGCCGTGGCTCATCGAGCAAGATCGAGATGGCTATCGCCGGCGCGAGGAACTGGCCGCGCTGATCGCCGCGCGCTACCGCCTGGACGCCGCCGAAGTGCTGGATGAGCTGCGCAAAGGCATGGTCGACGAGCTGTCGCCGGATCCGCTGGTGGCCGACGCGCTGACCCGGGCCACAGCAGCCGGATACGTGCCGGTGGTGGTCACGAACGGCACGGTGGCCCAGCAGGAGGCCAAACTGCGCCGCACCGGACTGGACCGGCTGGTGGCGGCGTGGATCGTGTCGGAGGGGGCGGGCGTGCGCAAACCCGACCGGCGGATCTTCGAGCGAGCCGCGGCCGCGGTGGGCCGGACGCTGCGGGACGGCGGCTGGATGGTGGGCGACCACGCCGAGTTCGACGTGGGCGGCGGAGCGGGGGCCGGATTGCGTACGGGATGGGTGTCGGCGGGACGGGACTGGCCGGCGACGCTCACCTACCGTCCGACACTGACCGCCCCCGACTGCCCCACCCTGCTGGCCCGGTTGATCGACACCGCCGGCCCTATTTCGCCTCTATGA
- a CDS encoding YciI family protein, whose protein sequence is MKYLILIQSNERSLAIWDKMTEDEQMAFGQGHLRLSAEMGEAGVLVASEGLADPSLARFVSVRDGDTVVSDGPYAEVKEHLAGFYLIDVAGAKEAHEWAAKVPDAATIGVEVRPVLDMSGWEF, encoded by the coding sequence GTGAAGTATTTGATCCTCATCCAGTCGAACGAGCGCAGCCTGGCGATCTGGGACAAGATGACCGAGGACGAGCAGATGGCTTTCGGGCAGGGGCATCTGCGGTTGAGTGCGGAAATGGGCGAGGCGGGGGTGCTGGTCGCCTCCGAGGGCCTGGCCGATCCGTCGCTGGCCCGTTTCGTTTCCGTACGCGACGGCGACACTGTCGTTTCCGACGGGCCCTACGCCGAGGTCAAAGAACACCTCGCCGGCTTCTACCTGATCGACGTGGCCGGTGCGAAAGAGGCACACGAGTGGGCCGCCAAAGTGCCGGACGCGGCGACCATCGGGGTCGAGGTGCGGCCCGTGCTGGACATGAGCGGGTGGGAGTTCTGA
- a CDS encoding PaaI family thioesterase — MDIAADSVQDLFTTGGGGTLGSRMGIQLTEASAERVVGTMPVEGNTQPYGLLHGGASCVLAETLGSVGAVMHGQSVDRPFAVGVDINATHHKSARSGVVTGVATPVHRGRTMATYEIVITDDGGERVCTARITCLLRGA, encoded by the coding sequence ATGGACATAGCGGCCGACAGTGTGCAAGACCTCTTCACCACCGGAGGCGGCGGGACGCTCGGTTCGCGCATGGGCATCCAGCTCACCGAGGCCTCCGCCGAGCGGGTCGTGGGCACCATGCCGGTCGAGGGCAACACCCAGCCGTACGGGCTCCTGCACGGCGGCGCGTCCTGCGTGCTGGCCGAGACGCTGGGCTCGGTGGGGGCGGTCATGCACGGCCAGAGCGTCGACCGGCCGTTCGCGGTGGGCGTCGACATCAACGCCACCCACCACAAGTCGGCGCGCTCGGGCGTGGTCACCGGCGTCGCCACCCCGGTGCACCGGGGACGCACCATGGCGACCTACGAGATCGTCATCACCGACGACGGCGGCGAACGGGTCTGCACCGCGCGCATCACCTGCCTGTTGCGTGGGGCTTAG
- a CDS encoding polyprenyl synthetase family protein — translation MANDTLQGNLHRGIPRQGASPHALIHAIQGTLADFLAAQIGSLDSVDPALGRFARTARDLVLAGGKRLRPVFAYWGWRGVAGPEAPLEPVLPAFAALELMHTFALVHDDVMDESDTRRGHPTAHRIFAGQHEQDRRTGDANRFGAASAILIGDLCLVWADQLLARADAPPIVRAYYDRMRVEAIAGQYLDVLGESQPSAWSVERALLVARHKTASYTVQRPLQLGLALSGRTDDDTDSAYGKYGLAVGEAFQLRDDLLGVYGDPAVTGKPASDDLRTGKPTALLMLARKLATPAQRAELTLDPAGAVNPADGSGGLTPAELERRAQVITETGAPARLEGMIQERVADGIAALATAPIHEDARAALIELAVRVTHRPA, via the coding sequence GTGGCCAATGACACGCTCCAGGGAAACCTTCATCGGGGCATCCCCCGCCAGGGCGCGTCGCCGCACGCGCTGATACACGCGATCCAGGGCACGCTGGCCGATTTTCTGGCCGCCCAGATAGGGTCGCTCGATTCCGTCGATCCCGCACTCGGCCGTTTCGCCCGCACCGCCCGTGACCTGGTGCTGGCCGGCGGCAAGAGGCTGCGCCCGGTCTTCGCGTACTGGGGCTGGCGCGGCGTCGCGGGTCCCGAGGCGCCGCTGGAACCGGTGCTGCCGGCCTTCGCGGCGCTCGAGCTGATGCACACGTTCGCGCTCGTGCACGACGACGTGATGGACGAGTCGGACACCCGCCGCGGGCACCCGACCGCGCACCGCATCTTCGCCGGGCAGCACGAGCAGGATCGACGCACCGGCGACGCGAATCGATTCGGCGCGGCGTCCGCCATCCTCATCGGTGATCTCTGTCTCGTCTGGGCCGACCAGCTGCTGGCCCGCGCCGACGCGCCCCCGATCGTCCGTGCCTACTACGACCGCATGCGGGTCGAGGCCATCGCCGGGCAGTACCTCGACGTTCTCGGAGAGAGCCAGCCCAGCGCGTGGTCGGTCGAGCGTGCGCTGCTGGTCGCGCGGCACAAGACCGCCAGCTACACCGTCCAGCGCCCGCTGCAGCTCGGGCTCGCGTTGTCCGGCCGCACGGATGACGACACCGATTCCGCGTACGGGAAATACGGGCTCGCGGTCGGTGAGGCGTTCCAGCTTCGTGACGACCTGCTCGGCGTGTACGGCGATCCGGCCGTCACCGGCAAGCCGGCCAGCGACGACCTGCGTACGGGAAAACCCACCGCGCTGCTCATGCTCGCCCGCAAGCTCGCCACCCCGGCGCAGCGGGCCGAGCTCACCCTGGACCCCGCCGGAGCCGTCAACCCCGCCGACGGCTCCGGCGGCCTCACCCCCGCCGAGCTGGAACGACGCGCCCAGGTCATCACCGAGACGGGCGCACCGGCCCGACTCGAAGGGATGATCCAGGAACGTGTCGCGGACGGCATCGCGGCGCTGGCCACGGCCCCCATCCACGAGGATGCGCGGGCTGCCCTCATTGAGCTTGCCGTCCGTGTGACGCACCGACCGGCATGA
- a CDS encoding MarR family winged helix-turn-helix transcriptional regulator, with protein MPGLQPHQLGAYFALIESVSLLQHAVEQQLRADGNLSDIQFQLLMRLLDADGQLTMTTLADGVVYSRSGLTYQAAQLEKAGLITRTPDPGDERATLVTITDAGRTRIDQVFPGHVEVVRRLLIDNLTDADVTALGEILSRVRDHMRAQPPRSAAPRKRKP; from the coding sequence GTGCCCGGATTGCAGCCCCACCAGCTAGGGGCCTACTTCGCCCTCATCGAATCAGTCAGCCTGCTGCAACACGCCGTCGAACAACAACTCCGGGCCGACGGCAACCTCAGCGACATCCAATTCCAGCTACTGATGCGTCTCCTCGACGCCGACGGCCAACTCACCATGACCACCCTGGCCGACGGCGTCGTCTACAGCCGCAGTGGCCTCACCTACCAGGCCGCCCAACTCGAAAAAGCCGGCCTGATCACCCGCACCCCCGACCCCGGCGACGAACGCGCCACCCTGGTCACCATCACCGACGCCGGCCGGACCCGCATCGACCAGGTCTTCCCGGGCCACGTCGAGGTCGTCCGCCGCCTGCTCATCGACAACCTCACCGACGCCGACGTGACCGCCCTGGGCGAAATCCTCTCCCGCGTACGAGACCACATGCGCGCCCAACCACCCCGGTCGGCGGCTCCCCGCAAACGCAAACCATGA
- a CDS encoding TDT family transporter, with translation MFGPNWFASVMGTGIVATAAATLPVDLPGRHAFATVMWLLAALLLIAVLTATARRGVSHLDDPVLMQFWGAPPMALMTVGAGTLLLGPGEFAVAADLVLWSAGTLLGLIVAVAVPYRMMTRPDLAATEDAAFGGWLMPVVSPMVSAATGALLVPHVGAGRDLLLACYAFAGISLFAAVIVITQIWARLVRHQIGAARMVPTLWIVLGPLGQSVTAFHLLGRAADGVLPDPYATGAQMLALLFGLPTLGFAFFWAALATAITLRTVRTGLPFSLTWWSFTFPVGTVVTATGGMATRTGSPLLTTLAVALFAVLVTAWTVVATRTLRSNLWRPARLEARPAARSGDRLIEAK, from the coding sequence ATGTTCGGACCCAACTGGTTCGCCTCCGTCATGGGCACCGGGATCGTCGCCACCGCGGCCGCCACGCTGCCCGTCGACCTGCCCGGCCGGCACGCCTTCGCCACCGTGATGTGGCTGCTGGCCGCCCTGCTGCTGATCGCCGTCCTCACGGCCACCGCCCGGCGCGGCGTCAGCCACCTCGACGACCCGGTGCTCATGCAGTTCTGGGGCGCGCCGCCGATGGCGTTGATGACCGTCGGGGCGGGCACGCTGCTGCTCGGCCCGGGCGAGTTCGCTGTGGCGGCCGACCTGGTGCTGTGGAGCGCCGGCACGCTCCTCGGCCTGATCGTGGCGGTCGCCGTCCCGTACCGGATGATGACGCGCCCCGACCTGGCCGCCACCGAGGACGCGGCGTTCGGCGGCTGGCTGATGCCGGTGGTCTCCCCGATGGTCTCGGCGGCGACCGGCGCCCTGCTCGTCCCGCACGTCGGCGCCGGCCGCGACCTGCTGCTGGCCTGCTACGCGTTCGCCGGCATCAGCCTGTTCGCCGCGGTGATCGTGATCACGCAGATCTGGGCCCGCCTCGTACGCCACCAGATCGGGGCGGCCCGCATGGTGCCGACGCTGTGGATCGTGCTGGGCCCGCTCGGCCAGTCGGTGACCGCGTTCCATCTGCTCGGCCGCGCTGCTGACGGCGTGCTGCCCGACCCGTACGCCACCGGCGCGCAGATGCTGGCCCTGCTCTTCGGCCTCCCCACGCTGGGCTTCGCTTTCTTCTGGGCCGCCCTGGCCACGGCGATCACACTCCGCACCGTACGGACCGGTCTGCCTTTCTCCCTGACGTGGTGGAGTTTCACGTTCCCCGTCGGCACAGTCGTCACCGCCACCGGCGGCATGGCCACCCGTACCGGCTCACCCCTGCTGACAACGCTGGCCGTGGCCCTCTTCGCCGTCCTGGTCACCGCTTGGACGGTCGTCGCCACCCGCACACTCCGCAGCAACCTGTGGCGTCCCGCACGCCTCGAGGCCCGCCCGGCCGCGCGCAGCGGGGACCGCCTCATAGAGGCGAAATAG
- the crtI gene encoding phytoene desaturase family protein, with the protein MRTVTGPTERVVVVGAGLGGLACALHLAAAGRQVTVVEREAVPGGRNGKLSVDGYDFDTGPTVLTMPELIAEPLEAVGENLSDWLELTPLDPAYRAYYPDGSTLDVRTDTVRMAAEIARVCGAREADGYLRFVDFARQLWKLERDHFIDRNLDTPLDLMNLNLLKLLGMGGFRRLQPKINQYFRDPRTQRIFSFQAMYAGLAPQDALAIYAVIAYLDSVAGVYFPKGGMHAVPRALAGAAEKHGVTFRYETTVTDVETANGRATAVITADGDRIPADVVVLNPDLPIAKRDLLPPRRERRLKYSPSCVVLHIGSRQGYTKTAHHNIHFGSKWQGTFDEIIDKGHLMSDPSLLVTNPTHTDPSLAPAGRHSYYVLAPTPNLVAGPMDWRGGLGDRYAASLIRTLEQRGYVGFGDGIEVQRIITPADWEDQGMAAGTPFAAAHTFAQTGPFRPANLHPGLDNVVFTGSGTQPGVGVPMVLISGKLAAARVTS; encoded by the coding sequence ATGCGAACTGTGACAGGACCGACTGAACGGGTGGTCGTCGTCGGCGCCGGGCTCGGCGGGCTCGCCTGCGCCCTGCATCTGGCCGCGGCCGGACGCCAGGTGACAGTGGTCGAGCGCGAGGCGGTGCCGGGCGGACGGAACGGGAAGCTGTCCGTCGACGGCTACGACTTCGACACCGGCCCGACCGTGCTGACCATGCCGGAGCTGATCGCGGAGCCGCTCGAGGCCGTCGGCGAGAACCTGTCGGACTGGCTCGAACTGACGCCGCTCGATCCCGCCTACCGCGCCTACTACCCGGACGGGTCCACGCTGGACGTGCGTACGGACACGGTTCGGATGGCGGCCGAGATCGCGCGCGTCTGCGGGGCCCGCGAGGCCGACGGCTACCTGCGGTTCGTCGACTTCGCCCGGCAGCTGTGGAAGCTCGAACGCGACCACTTCATCGACCGCAACCTCGACACCCCGCTCGACCTGATGAACCTCAACCTGCTCAAGCTGCTCGGCATGGGCGGGTTCCGCCGGCTCCAACCCAAGATCAACCAATACTTCCGAGACCCCCGCACGCAGCGGATCTTCTCGTTCCAGGCCATGTACGCGGGCCTGGCCCCCCAGGACGCGCTGGCCATCTACGCCGTGATCGCCTACCTCGACTCCGTGGCGGGCGTCTACTTCCCCAAGGGCGGCATGCACGCCGTCCCCCGGGCGCTGGCCGGCGCAGCCGAGAAACACGGCGTGACCTTCCGCTACGAGACCACGGTGACCGACGTCGAGACGGCCAACGGGCGGGCCACCGCCGTGATCACCGCCGACGGCGACCGCATCCCGGCCGACGTCGTCGTCCTCAACCCGGACCTGCCGATCGCGAAGCGCGACCTGCTGCCCCCACGCCGCGAACGCCGCCTGAAATACTCGCCGTCCTGCGTGGTCCTGCACATCGGATCGCGGCAGGGCTACACCAAGACCGCCCACCACAACATCCACTTCGGATCCAAGTGGCAGGGCACTTTCGACGAGATCATCGACAAGGGGCACCTGATGAGCGACCCCTCCCTGCTCGTCACCAACCCGACGCACACCGACCCGTCGCTCGCCCCGGCCGGACGGCACAGTTACTACGTGCTCGCCCCCACCCCCAACCTCGTCGCCGGCCCGATGGACTGGCGCGGCGGCCTCGGCGACCGGTACGCCGCCTCCCTGATCCGCACCCTCGAACAGCGCGGATACGTCGGTTTCGGCGACGGCATCGAGGTGCAGCGCATCATCACCCCGGCCGACTGGGAGGACCAGGGCATGGCGGCCGGCACCCCGTTCGCGGCGGCCCACACGTTCGCCCAGACCGGCCCGTTCCGCCCGGCCAACCTGCACCCCGGCCTGGACAACGTGGTCTTCACCGGCTCCGGCACCCAGCCCGGCGTCGGCGTGCCCATGGTGCTGATCTCGGGCAAGCTGGCCGCGGCCCGGGTGACGTCATGA
- a CDS encoding phytoene/squalene synthase family protein: MDIDLAAAYERCRELHKRHGRTYYLATKLLPAWKRRHVHALYGFTRYADEIVDQTWELPADERARQLTEWSDAFVAGLRGEPVDDPLLPAVLHTIAVFDLDVDDFATFLRCMAMDLTVTGYPTYDDLLDYMEGSAAVIGTMMLPILGSSDPAVAREPARQLGFAFQLTNFIRDVAEDLDRGRVYLPESHLGRFGLTRADLERREATPEVKDLIRYEIGVAREHYTAAAPGIVMLDPASQACMRTAFALYGGILGEIEANDYDVFAQRATVPNRRRAAVAVRSLMTKAGTPVTVAA; this comes from the coding sequence GTGGACATCGATCTGGCCGCCGCCTACGAGCGCTGCCGTGAGCTGCACAAGCGCCACGGCCGTACGTACTACCTGGCGACCAAGCTCCTCCCGGCCTGGAAGCGGCGGCACGTTCACGCTCTCTACGGCTTCACCCGGTATGCCGACGAAATCGTCGATCAAACCTGGGAGCTTCCTGCGGATGAGCGGGCCCGGCAGCTGACCGAGTGGTCCGACGCGTTCGTCGCGGGCCTGCGCGGCGAACCGGTGGACGACCCGCTGCTGCCGGCCGTCCTGCACACCATCGCGGTCTTCGACCTCGATGTCGACGACTTCGCGACGTTCCTGCGCTGCATGGCGATGGATCTCACAGTCACCGGGTATCCCACGTACGACGACCTGCTCGACTACATGGAAGGCTCGGCCGCCGTGATCGGCACGATGATGCTGCCGATCCTCGGGTCGAGCGATCCGGCCGTCGCGCGCGAACCCGCCCGCCAGCTCGGCTTCGCGTTCCAGCTCACCAACTTCATCCGCGACGTCGCCGAGGACCTCGACCGCGGCCGCGTCTACCTGCCCGAGTCGCACCTCGGCCGCTTCGGGCTCACCCGAGCCGACCTGGAACGCCGCGAGGCCACCCCCGAGGTCAAAGACCTGATCCGGTACGAGATCGGGGTGGCCCGCGAGCACTACACGGCCGCCGCCCCCGGGATCGTGATGCTCGACCCGGCGTCGCAGGCGTGCATGCGTACGGCGTTCGCGCTCTACGGCGGCATCCTCGGCGAGATCGAGGCCAACGACTACGACGTGTTCGCCCAGCGCGCCACCGTGCCCAACCGTCGTCGCGCCGCGGTCGCCGTGCGCAGCCTCATGACCAAGGCGGGCACCCCCGTCACCGTGGCGGCCTGA
- a CDS encoding LysR family transcriptional regulator: MPLPPLTADLTGFDLLLSVARLGSVGRAAAEHRISQPAASARLRELERRIGLTLLHRTPRGSTLTETGALVADWARAAIDAAEALAAGLAALRATHESRLTVAASQTVAEYLLPTWLVALRAAHPGLAVTLQAANSADVAAAVLAGQVELGFVEGPDLPGGLHDEVVATDRLAVVVAPGHPWAKRRRAVTAAELAATPLVSREAGSGTRRAFEQALGDLTAAAPLLELSSTTAIKHAVAAGSGAAVLSSLAVTVELTAGTLVAVPTAVPLQRRLRAVWRTADQLIGPAGDLYAIARRA, encoded by the coding sequence ATGCCTCTGCCCCCGCTGACCGCCGACCTGACCGGCTTCGACCTGCTGCTCAGCGTCGCCCGGCTGGGCAGTGTGGGCCGCGCCGCCGCCGAGCACCGCATCTCGCAGCCGGCCGCCAGCGCCCGCCTGCGCGAGCTGGAACGGCGGATCGGGCTGACCCTGCTGCACCGGACACCGCGCGGCTCGACCCTGACCGAGACCGGTGCGCTGGTGGCCGACTGGGCCCGCGCGGCAATCGACGCGGCCGAGGCGCTCGCGGCCGGGCTGGCCGCGCTGCGGGCCACCCACGAGAGCCGCCTCACGGTCGCGGCCAGTCAGACCGTGGCCGAATATCTGCTGCCCACGTGGCTGGTCGCCCTGCGCGCGGCCCACCCCGGGCTGGCCGTCACGCTGCAGGCCGCGAATTCGGCCGACGTCGCCGCCGCGGTGCTCGCGGGCCAGGTCGAGCTGGGCTTCGTCGAAGGCCCCGACCTCCCCGGCGGCCTGCACGACGAGGTGGTGGCGACCGATCGGCTGGCCGTCGTGGTGGCGCCCGGGCATCCGTGGGCGAAGCGGCGGCGGGCGGTCACGGCGGCCGAGCTGGCGGCCACCCCGCTGGTGTCGCGCGAGGCCGGTTCGGGCACGCGACGCGCGTTCGAGCAGGCGCTGGGCGACCTCACGGCGGCCGCGCCCCTGCTCGAACTGTCGTCGACCACGGCCATCAAACATGCGGTGGCGGCCGGTTCGGGCGCGGCCGTGCTCAGCTCGCTGGCGGTCACGGTCGAACTGACGGCGGGCACACTCGTGGCCGTGCCGACCGCGGTGCCGCTGCAACGCCGGTTACGGGCCGTGTGGCGCACCGCCGACCAGCTGATCGGGCCGGCGGGTGACCTCTACGCGATCGCCCGCCGGGCCTGA
- a CDS encoding YybH family protein codes for MQEIKEVIEQRAARLSEGDVKAHLAFAAPEVVQFDLAPPLGRRVDTSDPAPIEQWLATFEAPPQRRVTQLEITVDGDVAFATSYDSMSGRPRGTTDDFTLWFRVTLGLRRIDGRWLVVHEHESVPFLMDGSFLAATDLQP; via the coding sequence GTGCAGGAGATCAAGGAAGTCATCGAGCAGCGCGCGGCCCGGCTGAGCGAGGGCGATGTGAAGGCCCACCTGGCCTTCGCGGCGCCGGAGGTGGTCCAGTTCGATCTGGCGCCACCGCTGGGCAGGCGTGTCGACACCAGCGACCCCGCCCCGATCGAGCAGTGGCTGGCCACGTTCGAGGCGCCGCCGCAGCGCCGGGTCACCCAGCTGGAGATCACCGTGGACGGCGATGTCGCGTTCGCCACTAGCTACGACTCGATGAGCGGCCGCCCTCGAGGCACCACCGACGACTTCACCCTGTGGTTCCGGGTGACGCTCGGCCTGCGCCGGATCGACGGCCGCTGGCTGGTCGTCCACGAACACGAGTCGGTGCCGTTCCTGATGGACGGCTCGTTCCTGGCCGCGACCGACCTGCAGCCCTAG
- a CDS encoding cryptochrome/photolyase family protein — protein sequence MKTAVVLFTRDLRVRDNPALAAACANAEQVVPLFVLDPALGELSGNRVRFLHQSLADLRASLREKGGDLVIRMGDPVREAIELARSVDAEGIGMAADVSRYARRREQRLAEECERHRMSLKLFPGLTVVDPGALRPGGGGSAYRVFSPYHRSWRAATWRDEVATPTKITLPPGVAPGRLPEPPAGESPDAADGGETEARRLFASWLRHIGPYPELHDDMAADGTSRLSPYLRFGCLSPLELANAAIKQEAEEYARQLCWRDFYYQVALTMPKLSTEPIRPSGDTEWRDDTDALRHWQDGTTGVPIVDAGMRQLRAEGWMHNRARLITAAFLTKHLGVDWRPGVQWFFRWLLDGDVPNNSGNWQWVAGTGNDTRPYRKFNPIRQAQRFDAEGVYVRRYVPELKGVEGGAVHQPWRLPDEVRRGLDYPGPLESHRDEAVWLRP from the coding sequence GTGAAGACGGCCGTCGTCCTTTTCACCCGCGACCTTCGCGTACGGGACAACCCCGCCCTCGCCGCCGCCTGCGCCAACGCCGAGCAGGTCGTCCCCCTGTTCGTGCTCGACCCGGCGCTGGGTGAGCTCTCCGGAAACCGCGTCCGGTTCCTGCACCAGTCCCTGGCCGACCTGCGCGCGAGCCTGCGCGAAAAGGGTGGCGACCTGGTGATCCGGATGGGCGACCCGGTGCGCGAAGCCATCGAGCTGGCCCGCTCGGTCGACGCCGAAGGCATCGGCATGGCGGCCGACGTGAGCCGCTACGCCCGGCGCCGGGAGCAACGACTGGCCGAGGAATGCGAACGGCACCGGATGTCGCTCAAACTCTTCCCCGGCCTGACCGTCGTCGACCCCGGCGCCCTGCGGCCGGGCGGGGGCGGCAGCGCGTACCGGGTGTTCTCGCCCTATCACCGCTCCTGGCGAGCGGCCACATGGCGCGACGAGGTCGCCACCCCCACAAAGATCACGCTGCCGCCCGGAGTCGCACCCGGCCGGTTGCCCGAGCCGCCCGCCGGTGAGTCGCCCGACGCGGCCGACGGTGGCGAGACCGAGGCGCGCCGGCTGTTCGCCTCCTGGCTGCGGCACATCGGGCCCTACCCCGAACTGCACGACGACATGGCCGCCGACGGCACCAGCCGGCTCAGTCCGTACCTGCGCTTCGGTTGCCTTTCACCCCTCGAACTGGCCAACGCCGCCATCAAGCAGGAAGCCGAGGAGTACGCGCGGCAGCTGTGCTGGCGTGACTTCTACTACCAGGTCGCCCTGACCATGCCGAAACTGTCGACCGAGCCGATCCGCCCGTCCGGCGACACCGAATGGCGCGACGACACCGACGCGCTCCGGCACTGGCAGGACGGCACCACCGGAGTGCCCATTGTGGACGCCGGGATGCGTCAGCTGCGGGCCGAAGGCTGGATGCACAACCGAGCCCGGCTGATCACGGCGGCGTTCCTGACCAAACACCTCGGCGTCGACTGGCGGCCCGGAGTGCAGTGGTTCTTCCGCTGGCTGCTCGACGGTGACGTGCCCAACAATTCCGGCAACTGGCAGTGGGTGGCGGGCACCGGCAACGACACCCGGCCCTACCGGAAGTTCAATCCGATCCGGCAAGCACAACGATTCGATGCCGAGGGCGTGTACGTTCGGCGCTACGTACCCGAACTCAAGGGTGTCGAGGGCGGCGCCGTGCACCAACCGTGGCGTCTGCCGGACGAGGTCCGGCGCGGCCTCGACTACCCGGGGCCGCTCGAGTCACACCGTGATGAAGCGGTGTGGCTGCGGCCGTGA
- a CDS encoding RNA polymerase sigma factor, producing MTSPSLEDVLRTAAPQVLGAVVRRYGDFDTSEDAVQEALLAAAQQWPVEGVPDNPRAWLIRVASRRRIELLRNEEARRRREALPPDPIPSVRGDDELTLLLLCCHPALPPVSQVALTLRAVGGLTTAEIARALLVPESTVGQRISRAKKKIRGTGFVMPSPSELPDRLIAVRQVLYLIFNEGYTASSGSSLHRVELSTEAIRLTRQLHGLLPGDGEVAGLLALMLLTDARRPARTRADGALVPLAAQDRSLWNRAAVDEGVEIITAALRDTALGPFQLQAAIAAVHDEAAHAADTDWAQILELYRLLNAVAPGPMVTLNRVVALSEVDGPWVGLRALEQAAGDPALANHHRVAAVRAHLLERAGDLAAARDEYLRAARLTLSLPERRYLESRAARLR from the coding sequence CTGACCTCCCCGTCACTCGAGGACGTCCTGCGCACCGCCGCGCCGCAAGTGCTGGGCGCGGTGGTGCGCCGCTACGGCGACTTCGACACGAGCGAGGACGCGGTGCAGGAGGCGCTGCTGGCCGCGGCCCAGCAGTGGCCCGTCGAAGGCGTACCCGACAACCCGCGGGCATGGCTGATCCGGGTCGCGTCGCGCCGTCGCATCGAGCTGCTGCGCAACGAGGAGGCCCGGCGCCGGCGCGAGGCACTGCCGCCGGACCCAATTCCTTCCGTACGGGGCGACGACGAGCTCACGCTGCTGCTGCTGTGCTGCCACCCGGCCCTCCCGCCGGTCTCCCAGGTGGCGCTGACCTTGCGTGCCGTGGGCGGCCTGACCACAGCCGAAATCGCGCGCGCTCTGCTCGTGCCGGAAAGCACTGTGGGGCAACGCATCAGCCGAGCCAAGAAGAAGATCCGGGGTACGGGTTTCGTCATGCCGTCACCCTCGGAACTCCCGGACCGGTTGATTGCCGTACGGCAGGTCCTGTACTTGATTTTCAACGAGGGTTACACGGCCAGCTCGGGTTCCTCACTGCACCGCGTCGAGTTGAGCACCGAGGCGATCCGCTTGACCCGCCAGCTGCACGGCCTCCTACCCGGCGACGGCGAGGTGGCCGGTCTGCTCGCGTTGATGCTGCTGACCGACGCGCGACGGCCGGCCCGCACCCGCGCTGACGGCGCCCTGGTGCCCCTGGCCGCGCAGGACCGGTCGCTGTGGAACCGGGCCGCGGTCGACGAGGGCGTCGAAATCATCACCGCGGCGCTGCGCGACACGGCTTTGGGCCCGTTCCAACTACAGGCGGCGATCGCTGCCGTGCATGACGAGGCCGCACATGCGGCGGACACCGACTGGGCGCAGATCCTCGAGCTGTATCGGCTGCTGAATGCCGTGGCACCGGGGCCGATGGTCACCCTCAACCGGGTTGTCGCCTTGTCCGAGGTGGACGGTCCGTGGGTGGGGCTGCGGGCGCTGGAACAGGCGGCCGGCGATCCAGCCTTGGCCAACCACCATCGGGTGGCCGCCGTACGGGCGCACTTACTCGAACGCGCGGGAGATCTGGCAGCCGCGCGCGACGAGTATCTGCGGGCGGCCCGGCTGACGCTGAGCCTGCCGGAGCGTCGCTATTTGGAGTCGCGGGCCGCCCGCCTGCGCTGA